In Intestinibacillus sp. Marseille-P6563, a single genomic region encodes these proteins:
- the typA gene encoding translational GTPase TypA: MVRNDLRNIAIIAHVDHGKTTLVDQMLKQAGTFRENQVVEERVMDSNDIERERGITILAKNTSIHYKDTKINIVDTPGHADFSGEVERILKMVDGVILLVDAAEGPMPQTRFVLQKALEFGHKIIIVINKIDRPDARLNEVGDEVLELLLTLDATDEQLDSPIIYCSGRDGTASMSPNKPGSDLVPLFEQILEHIPAPHVDTEGNTQMLVSSIDYNDYVGRIGIGRIERGSLKVGQPVTVCDYHQNVKPYSAKIVSLYTIEGLVRTPVEEVKAGEIVCFSGIENITIGETLCMYNEPEPLPFVKISEPTVEMTFSVNDSPFAGKEGKFVTSRHLRDRLFKELLKDVSLRVSETDTTDSFRVAGRGEMHLSILIENLRREGYEFQVGAPKAMMKEIDGVKCEPIERMIADVPQDSLGSVMEKMGSRKGELVTMNPKGDRMRVEFLIPARGLFGYRSEFLTDTKGEGVMSSVFYEYQPYKGEIQKRNLGALIAFETGEAVTYGLYNAQERGTLFIGAGTNVYEGMIIGCTPKDDDIAVNVCKKKQLTNTRASGSDDALRLIPPRQMSIEAALEFIGDDELLEVTPKSLRMRKKILSNQQRMKKIHG; this comes from the coding sequence ATGGTTCGGAATGATTTAAGAAATATTGCAATCATCGCACACGTCGACCACGGCAAGACCACGCTGGTCGACCAGATGCTTAAGCAGGCGGGCACCTTCCGCGAAAACCAGGTGGTCGAGGAACGCGTCATGGACTCGAACGACATCGAGCGCGAGCGCGGCATCACCATTTTGGCTAAGAATACATCCATCCATTATAAAGATACCAAGATCAATATTGTCGATACCCCGGGCCATGCCGACTTCTCGGGCGAGGTTGAACGTATCCTGAAAATGGTGGACGGCGTTATCCTGCTGGTCGATGCGGCCGAAGGCCCCATGCCGCAGACCCGTTTCGTGCTGCAAAAGGCACTCGAGTTCGGCCATAAGATCATCATTGTCATCAACAAGATCGACCGTCCGGACGCGCGTCTGAACGAAGTAGGCGACGAAGTTCTCGAACTGCTGCTCACCCTGGACGCGACAGACGAACAGCTGGACAGCCCGATCATCTACTGCTCGGGCCGTGACGGCACGGCATCCATGTCCCCGAACAAGCCGGGTTCTGACCTCGTGCCCCTGTTCGAGCAGATTTTGGAGCACATCCCGGCGCCGCACGTGGACACCGAAGGCAACACCCAGATGCTCGTGTCCTCGATTGACTACAACGATTACGTCGGCCGTATCGGCATTGGCCGCATCGAGCGCGGTAGCCTCAAGGTCGGCCAGCCGGTGACCGTATGCGACTACCATCAGAATGTGAAGCCGTACAGCGCCAAGATCGTATCGCTCTACACCATCGAAGGTCTGGTGCGTACCCCGGTCGAAGAAGTCAAGGCAGGCGAAATCGTTTGCTTCTCGGGCATTGAAAACATCACCATTGGTGAAACGCTGTGTATGTACAATGAGCCCGAGCCGCTGCCCTTTGTCAAGATTTCCGAGCCCACGGTCGAGATGACCTTCTCGGTTAACGATTCGCCGTTTGCGGGCAAGGAAGGCAAGTTTGTTACCTCCCGCCATCTGCGTGACCGTCTGTTTAAGGAACTGCTCAAGGACGTTTCCCTGCGCGTGAGCGAAACCGACACGACCGATTCCTTCCGTGTCGCTGGCCGCGGTGAGATGCACCTGTCCATCCTCATCGAAAACCTGCGCCGTGAGGGCTATGAGTTCCAGGTCGGCGCGCCCAAGGCCATGATGAAGGAAATCGACGGCGTCAAGTGCGAACCGATCGAGCGCATGATCGCCGACGTGCCGCAGGATTCGCTCGGCTCGGTCATGGAAAAGATGGGTTCGCGTAAGGGCGAACTGGTCACCATGAACCCCAAGGGCGACCGCATGCGCGTGGAATTCCTGATTCCGGCGCGCGGCCTGTTCGGCTACCGCAGCGAGTTCCTCACCGACACCAAGGGTGAGGGCGTCATGAGCTCGGTCTTTTATGAATACCAGCCGTACAAGGGCGAGATTCAGAAGCGCAACCTGGGCGCCCTGATTGCCTTTGAAACCGGCGAAGCGGTCACCTACGGCCTGTACAACGCCCAGGAACGCGGCACGCTGTTCATCGGAGCAGGCACCAACGTATACGAAGGCATGATCATCGGCTGCACGCCCAAGGATGACGATATCGCGGTCAATGTCTGCAAGAAAAAGCAGCTGACCAACACCCGTGCTTCGGGTTCGGACGATGCGCTGCGCCTGATTCCGCCGCGCCAGATGTCCATTGAGGCAGCGCTCGAGTTTATCGGCGACGATGAACTGCTCGAAGTGACGCCCAAGAGCCTGCGCATGCGCAAGAAGATTCTGTCCAACCAGCAGCGTATGAAGAAGATTCACGGCTAA
- a CDS encoding FAD binding domain-containing protein, with product MFTIEQYVKVQNLEEAYALNQKKTATILGGCGWLKMGHRPIRTAIDLSGLGLDQIEEKDDHFRIGCMVTLRQLETSETLASYFGDCIAESVRHIVGVQFRNCATIGGSIWARFGFSDPLTLFLALGAEVQLFHGGVLPLCDFVQKPYDRDILTAVLLPKRSQKAYYLTHRAAATDFPVLACAVCKIPADFRDNGWRVAIGARPQRATLLTDPDGLLSDGVTEESAAAFAEWAAGQVSFASNMRGSADFRRHLCRVLTRRTLTACAKEV from the coding sequence ATGTTCACAATCGAGCAGTATGTAAAGGTGCAAAACCTGGAAGAAGCTTACGCGCTCAATCAAAAAAAGACCGCGACCATCCTGGGCGGCTGCGGATGGCTCAAGATGGGGCATCGCCCCATTCGCACGGCCATCGACCTGTCCGGCCTGGGGCTGGACCAGATCGAAGAAAAGGATGACCATTTCCGCATCGGCTGCATGGTCACCCTGCGGCAGCTCGAAACCAGCGAGACTTTGGCCTCCTATTTTGGCGACTGCATCGCCGAGTCGGTGCGCCATATCGTAGGCGTACAGTTCCGCAATTGCGCGACCATTGGCGGCTCCATCTGGGCACGCTTCGGCTTTTCGGACCCGCTGACCCTGTTTTTGGCGCTGGGTGCTGAGGTCCAGTTGTTCCACGGCGGCGTTCTGCCCCTGTGCGATTTTGTCCAAAAACCGTATGACCGCGATATTTTGACCGCTGTGCTGCTGCCCAAGCGCAGCCAGAAGGCCTATTACCTGACCCACCGCGCAGCGGCCACCGATTTCCCGGTGCTGGCCTGCGCCGTGTGCAAAATCCCGGCCGATTTCCGCGACAACGGCTGGCGTGTCGCCATCGGTGCGCGCCCGCAGCGCGCTACGCTGCTGACCGACCCGGACGGCCTGCTCTCGGACGGCGTGACCGAAGAAAGTGCGGCTGCCTTTGCCGAATGGGCAGCCGGACAAGTTTCGTTTGCATCCAACATGCGCGGCAGCGCGGATTTCCGCCGCCATCTGTGCCGCGTACTGACCCGCCGCACGCTCACCGCGTGCGCCAAGGAGGTGTGA
- a CDS encoding VanZ family protein → MKSLSTWIWGILCAVFLGFNIYAEHSGRFLIDPFLKIALAACFCLLLTLTIHPFESRTRRKVWMGLLFLYYLWVLANLLFFDAAFGRDSAPGGVNMEPLHTIRNYLRAYELGNIHLKFVVINLVGNLVAFAPMGFFLPSLFRSQRNLLVFWMTILLMVGAVELVQYVTHTGSCDIDDLLLNTAGALVIWFVLLPWRLYTRYKEDHR, encoded by the coding sequence TTGAAAAGTCTGTCAACTTGGATCTGGGGCATTTTATGCGCCGTGTTCCTGGGGTTCAACATCTATGCCGAGCACTCCGGACGGTTCCTTATCGATCCGTTTTTAAAGATCGCGCTGGCGGCCTGCTTCTGCCTGCTGCTGACGCTGACCATCCATCCCTTTGAAAGCCGTACCCGGCGCAAGGTCTGGATGGGGCTTTTGTTTTTGTATTATCTGTGGGTGCTGGCCAATCTTTTGTTTTTTGACGCGGCTTTTGGGCGCGACAGCGCACCCGGCGGCGTGAATATGGAGCCGCTGCACACCATCCGCAACTATCTGCGCGCCTATGAACTGGGCAATATTCACCTGAAATTTGTCGTCATCAATCTGGTGGGCAATCTAGTGGCGTTTGCCCCCATGGGCTTTTTCCTGCCCAGCTTGTTCCGCAGCCAGCGCAACCTGCTGGTGTTCTGGATGACCATTTTGCTGATGGTGGGCGCGGTGGAACTGGTGCAGTATGTCACCCACACGGGCAGCTGTGACATCGACGACCTGCTGCTCAATACCGCAGGGGCGCTCGTGATCTGGTTTGTGCTGCTGCCCTGGCGGCTGTATACGCGATACAAGGAGGACCATCGATGA
- the pyrE gene encoding orotate phosphoribosyltransferase — protein sequence MLSAAKKEFIEFMMSADVLRFGSFVTKSGRQTPYFVNTGNYKTGLQNSRLGEFYAAAVKEAVGADFDAMFGPAYKGIPLATSVAGALARVYGIDKPFFFNRKEAKDHGEGGNIVGYKPKDGDRVIIIEDVITAGTAIRETMPVLQSCADVKVTDMFISVNRCEVGQTPGKTAVMEVGEEFGIQVHALITVQDIYEYLKEQGTYGDILGQMEAYMAQYCVF from the coding sequence ATGCTTTCTGCTGCAAAAAAAGAATTCATTGAATTTATGATGTCGGCTGATGTGCTGCGGTTTGGCAGCTTTGTCACTAAATCCGGCCGTCAGACGCCGTATTTCGTCAATACCGGCAACTATAAAACCGGCCTGCAAAACTCGCGTCTGGGCGAATTTTACGCCGCTGCGGTCAAAGAAGCTGTGGGCGCAGATTTTGATGCGATGTTTGGCCCGGCCTATAAGGGTATCCCGCTCGCAACCTCGGTGGCAGGCGCTCTGGCGCGTGTTTATGGCATTGATAAGCCGTTCTTCTTCAACCGCAAGGAAGCCAAGGACCACGGCGAAGGCGGTAATATCGTCGGCTACAAGCCCAAGGACGGCGACCGTGTGATCATCATTGAAGATGTTATCACGGCGGGTACCGCAATCCGGGAAACCATGCCGGTTTTGCAGAGTTGTGCCGATGTAAAGGTGACCGATATGTTTATCTCGGTCAACCGCTGTGAAGTTGGTCAGACCCCGGGCAAGACCGCTGTCATGGAAGTTGGCGAGGAATTCGGCATTCAGGTGCATGCCCTGATCACCGTACAGGACATTTACGAATACCTGAAAGAGCAAGGCACCTATGGTGATATCTTAGGTCAGATGGAAGCCTATATGGCGCAGTACTGCGTTTTCTAA
- a CDS encoding sigma-70 family RNA polymerase sigma factor yields MLTDYAADRAAMREYLQSLGGDNSAWRAAFRDAFFRAMRDTLTERQYQALCMHYLDGKSQKQIAALWGVSPSAVCRHLKKARRRLAIMLSYNLEFQAH; encoded by the coding sequence ATGCTGACCGATTATGCAGCCGACCGCGCGGCCATGCGCGAATACCTTCAATCGTTGGGCGGCGACAACAGCGCTTGGCGCGCCGCCTTCCGGGACGCTTTTTTCCGCGCCATGCGCGACACGCTGACCGAGCGGCAGTATCAAGCCCTGTGCATGCACTATCTGGACGGCAAGAGCCAAAAGCAGATTGCCGCGCTGTGGGGCGTTTCCCCGTCGGCCGTCTGCCGGCACCTGAAAAAGGCGCGTCGCCGACTGGCCATTATGTTATCGTACAATCTGGAATTTCAGGCGCATTAA
- a CDS encoding xanthine dehydrogenase family protein molybdopterin-binding subunit — protein sequence MNSYVGTGVRKSDAHALTTGQPVYTDDLAPAGCLIVKVLRSPHAHALITDINTNIAAKVPGIACILTYEDVPQNRFTMAGQTYPEPSPYDRLILDRRVRFVGDAVAIVAGETEQAVDKALKLIKVEYKVLPAILEMRDAKDNKTLIHPEESWKSLCPVGADNMRNLCASGQDGNGDIDAVLASCDIVLERTYRTKPNQQAMMETFRTYTQLDTYGRLNVISSTQVPFHVRRILSHALDIPKSRIRVVKPRLGGGFGAKQTVVTEVYPAIVTLKTGKPAKIIYSRYESMIASSPRHAMELTVRLGAMKDGTIRGIDLYTLSNTGAFGEHGPTTVGLSGHKPIPMYGKQEAFRFRWDVVYTNTMSAGAYRGYGATQGIFAIESTVNELADMLGMDPAVLRENNIIHEGDVMPAYYGETATSCALDRCVARVKQMIDWENKLEPTVLPNGKIRAVGMAMAMQGSGISGVDVGSVTLRMADDGDYNMLLGCTDMGTGCDTILAQMAADCLDCKMEDIAVYASDTDVSPYDSGSYASATTYVTGMACVKACDELRGKILDTGAQMLGLSVEEVEFDGDKVYAVANPERFVTRKDVAYKGQCGSNNELAATVSHSSPTSPPPFMAGAAEIELDPETGKVDLVDYCACVDCGTPINPNLARVQTEGGLVQGIGMALYEDVIYDAKGINYSNSFMQYKIPSRLDIGKVRVEFESSYEPSGPFGAKSIGEVVINTPAPAIAAAVARASGVRIRELPITAEKIVMGMQK from the coding sequence ATGAATTCCTATGTCGGCACCGGCGTGCGCAAATCGGATGCACATGCCCTGACCACCGGCCAGCCGGTCTATACCGATGACCTTGCACCCGCCGGGTGCCTGATCGTCAAGGTGCTGCGTTCCCCGCACGCCCATGCACTCATCACCGATATCAATACCAACATTGCCGCCAAGGTGCCTGGCATTGCGTGCATCCTGACCTATGAGGATGTGCCGCAGAACCGTTTCACCATGGCCGGCCAGACCTATCCCGAGCCCTCGCCCTATGACCGCCTGATTCTCGACCGCCGCGTGCGCTTTGTGGGCGACGCGGTCGCCATCGTGGCCGGTGAAACCGAGCAGGCGGTGGACAAGGCCCTTAAACTCATCAAGGTCGAATACAAGGTCCTGCCCGCCATTTTGGAAATGCGCGACGCCAAGGACAACAAAACGCTCATCCACCCGGAAGAAAGCTGGAAGTCGCTCTGCCCGGTTGGGGCGGACAATATGCGCAACCTGTGCGCTTCCGGCCAGGACGGCAACGGCGACATCGACGCCGTGCTGGCAAGCTGCGACATCGTGCTCGAGCGCACCTACCGCACCAAGCCCAACCAGCAGGCCATGATGGAAACCTTCCGCACCTATACTCAGCTGGACACCTACGGTCGTTTGAACGTCATTTCTTCGACCCAGGTGCCCTTCCATGTGCGCCGCATCCTGTCCCATGCGCTGGATATTCCCAAGTCGCGCATCCGCGTGGTCAAGCCCCGTCTGGGCGGCGGCTTTGGCGCCAAGCAGACGGTCGTGACCGAGGTGTATCCGGCCATCGTCACCCTTAAGACCGGCAAACCGGCCAAGATTATTTACAGCCGCTATGAATCCATGATCGCCTCTTCCCCGCGCCACGCCATGGAACTGACCGTGCGTCTGGGCGCGATGAAGGACGGCACCATCCGCGGCATTGACCTCTATACCCTGTCCAATACAGGCGCTTTTGGCGAACACGGCCCCACAACCGTGGGCCTGTCCGGCCATAAGCCCATCCCGATGTACGGCAAGCAGGAGGCGTTCCGCTTCCGCTGGGATGTTGTCTATACCAACACCATGTCGGCGGGCGCATACCGCGGCTACGGCGCAACCCAGGGCATTTTCGCCATTGAATCCACGGTCAACGAACTGGCCGACATGCTGGGCATGGACCCGGCCGTCCTGCGTGAAAACAACATCATCCACGAAGGCGACGTGATGCCCGCCTACTACGGCGAAACGGCCACCTCGTGTGCGCTCGACCGCTGCGTCGCCCGCGTCAAGCAGATGATCGACTGGGAGAACAAACTCGAACCCACCGTACTGCCGAACGGCAAAATCCGCGCGGTCGGCATGGCGATGGCCATGCAGGGCTCGGGCATTTCGGGGGTCGATGTTGGCTCGGTGACCCTCCGCATGGCCGATGACGGCGATTATAATATGCTGCTCGGCTGCACCGATATGGGCACCGGCTGCGACACCATTTTGGCGCAGATGGCGGCCGATTGCCTGGACTGCAAGATGGAGGACATCGCGGTCTATGCCTCGGATACCGATGTATCGCCCTATGACTCGGGCTCCTATGCGTCGGCGACCACCTACGTCACCGGCATGGCCTGCGTCAAGGCCTGTGACGAACTGCGCGGCAAGATTTTGGATACCGGCGCGCAGATGCTCGGCCTTTCGGTCGAAGAAGTCGAGTTTGATGGTGATAAGGTCTATGCAGTGGCTAACCCCGAACGGTTTGTCACCCGCAAGGATGTTGCCTACAAGGGCCAGTGCGGCAGCAACAACGAACTGGCTGCAACGGTCAGCCATTCCTCGCCCACCTCGCCCCCGCCGTTCATGGCGGGCGCAGCGGAAATCGAACTGGACCCCGAGACCGGCAAGGTCGATTTGGTCGATTACTGTGCCTGTGTCGACTGCGGCACGCCCATCAACCCCAACCTCGCGCGGGTACAGACCGAAGGCGGTCTGGTGCAGGGCATTGGCATGGCGCTGTACGAAGATGTCATCTATGACGCCAAGGGCATCAACTATTCCAACTCGTTTATGCAGTATAAAATCCCGTCCCGATTGGACATCGGCAAGGTGCGGGTAGAATTTGAAAGCAGTTATGAACCTTCTGGTCCGTTCGGCGCCAAGTCGATCGGCGAAGTGGTCATCAATACCCCGGCCCCGGCCATTGCGGCGGCGGTCGCGCGTGCCAGCGGCGTACGCATTCGGGAACTGCCCATCACGGCTGAGAAAATCGTCATGGGCATGCAGAAATAA
- a CDS encoding prephenate dehydrogenase, with translation MKKNVVIVGLGLMGGSMAMAIHKYTDCAVYGWNRTRAVAEQAVQDGVLDGLAGENEIANADYLIISLYPQSTVDFLLEHMPRMKKGAIIVDLVGVKRFMQDHLEQAAVQAGVHFIGGHPMAGKEFSGYAFADADLFRDASMILVPNASSPLWAVDEMDGFFMGLGFARVVRCSAEQHDHMIAFTSQLAHVVSSAYIKSPEALRHNGYSAGSYKDLTRVAKLNEQMWTELFLRNAEPLVQEIDEIIRHLTDYRDAIANGQEERLCNLLREGRERKESIG, from the coding sequence ATGAAAAAGAATGTAGTGATCGTCGGCCTGGGCCTGATGGGTGGTTCCATGGCCATGGCCATCCACAAATATACCGACTGCGCTGTGTATGGCTGGAACCGTACTCGCGCAGTCGCTGAGCAGGCCGTGCAGGACGGCGTGCTCGACGGCCTAGCCGGAGAAAATGAGATTGCAAACGCCGATTATCTCATCATCAGCCTGTATCCGCAATCGACGGTGGATTTCCTGCTGGAACACATGCCGCGCATGAAGAAGGGCGCCATCATCGTCGACTTGGTGGGTGTCAAGCGTTTCATGCAGGACCATTTGGAGCAAGCAGCCGTGCAGGCGGGCGTGCATTTTATCGGTGGGCATCCCATGGCCGGTAAGGAATTTTCCGGTTATGCCTTCGCCGATGCCGACCTGTTCCGGGACGCGAGCATGATTCTGGTGCCCAATGCGTCCAGCCCGCTGTGGGCGGTCGATGAGATGGACGGGTTCTTTATGGGCCTGGGCTTTGCGCGCGTGGTGCGCTGCTCGGCTGAGCAGCACGACCACATGATCGCCTTCACGTCGCAGCTGGCGCACGTGGTGTCGAGCGCGTACATCAAAAGCCCGGAGGCGCTGCGCCACAACGGCTATTCGGCGGGCAGCTACAAGGATTTGACCCGTGTGGCCAAGCTCAACGAACAGATGTGGACCGAATTGTTTTTGCGCAACGCCGAGCCGCTCGTGCAGGAGATCGATGAGATCATCCGTCACCTGACCGACTACCGCGATGCTATCGCGAACGGGCAGGAGGAACGGCTGTGCAACCTGCTGCGCGAAGGGCGCGAACGCAAAGAAAGCATTGGATAA
- a CDS encoding RrF2 family transcriptional regulator, with amino-acid sequence MKVSTKGRYALRLMIDLAEHGRGDFIPLKEVSARQGVSVKYLEQIVNQLSRAGLLQSVRGAQGGYRLAKSATEYTAGEILRVTEGGLAPIACLDQAAEVCPRNEHCSTLDFWTGLADVIDRYVDSVTLADLVTDHQKKMGDMPAK; translated from the coding sequence ATGAAAGTATCCACCAAAGGGCGGTATGCACTTCGGCTGATGATCGATCTGGCCGAGCATGGCCGCGGTGATTTTATCCCATTAAAAGAGGTATCGGCCCGTCAGGGCGTTTCGGTCAAATATCTGGAGCAGATCGTCAATCAGCTCAGCCGTGCCGGGCTGCTGCAATCGGTGCGTGGCGCACAGGGCGGCTATCGTCTGGCCAAGTCTGCCACCGAATATACGGCTGGCGAGATTTTGCGCGTCACCGAAGGCGGCTTGGCACCCATCGCCTGCTTAGACCAGGCAGCCGAAGTCTGTCCACGCAATGAACACTGCTCAACCCTGGACTTTTGGACCGGTCTTGCCGATGTGATCGACCGCTATGTCGATTCGGTGACCCTGGCTGATCTGGTGACCGATCATCAGAAAAAAATGGGCGATATGCCTGCAAAATAA
- a CDS encoding (2Fe-2S)-binding protein, with product MLISFTLNGKKIEDAVAPDQPLLEYVREKGCLSVKRGCETSNCGLCTVLMDGKPVLSCTVLAVRADGHDIVTLEGLQEQAAEIGGYLADQGAEQCGFCSPGLIMNIIAMTRELTDPSEDAIREYLAGNLCRCTGYVGQLRAIHAYLNAKKEG from the coding sequence GTGCTGATTTCGTTTACCTTAAACGGCAAGAAAATCGAAGATGCGGTCGCGCCCGACCAGCCGCTGCTGGAATATGTGCGCGAAAAGGGCTGCCTGTCGGTCAAGCGCGGCTGTGAAACGTCCAACTGCGGCCTGTGCACCGTGCTGATGGACGGTAAGCCGGTGCTCTCGTGCACCGTTCTGGCTGTGCGGGCCGACGGCCACGACATCGTCACCCTGGAAGGGCTTCAGGAGCAGGCCGCCGAGATCGGCGGCTATCTGGCCGACCAGGGCGCCGAGCAGTGCGGTTTTTGTTCGCCGGGCCTTATCATGAACATCATTGCCATGACCCGCGAACTGACCGACCCGAGCGAGGATGCCATCCGGGAATACCTGGCGGGCAACCTGTGCCGCTGCACTGGCTATGTCGGCCAACTGCGTGCCATCCACGCTTATCTGAACGCAAAGAAGGAGGGCTGA
- a CDS encoding tRNA threonylcarbamoyladenosine dehydratase, with translation MLHEFSRTALLLGQEGMDRLAAAHVAVFGVGGVGAAATEALARAGVGALTLIDSDTVSITNRNRQFIALASTTGQSKTAVMAARVRDINPACRVTPLDLFFTPETDLDLTGFTYVLDAIDTVSSKLYLAEQCFRLGVPLISSMGTGNKLDPTRFEVADIYQTSVCPLARVMRRELKARGVKRLKVVYSKEEPQRIPPERYALAEGDRKGTAGRPVPASISFVPPVAGMILAGEVIKDIALAR, from the coding sequence ATGCTGCATGAATTTTCCCGTACCGCGCTGCTGCTCGGGCAGGAGGGGATGGACCGTTTGGCTGCTGCTCATGTGGCCGTGTTTGGGGTAGGTGGTGTCGGTGCGGCCGCGACCGAAGCCCTGGCGCGTGCCGGGGTGGGCGCCCTGACCCTCATCGACAGCGATACGGTTTCGATCACCAATCGCAACCGGCAATTCATCGCCCTCGCGTCGACGACCGGTCAGTCCAAAACCGCCGTGATGGCTGCGCGGGTGCGCGATATCAACCCTGCTTGCCGCGTAACGCCGCTCGACCTGTTTTTCACCCCCGAAACCGACCTGGATTTGACCGGGTTCACCTATGTGCTCGACGCGATCGACACCGTATCGTCCAAGCTGTATTTGGCCGAGCAGTGCTTCCGGCTGGGGGTCCCGCTGATTTCCAGCATGGGGACGGGCAACAAACTCGATCCCACCCGCTTTGAAGTGGCGGACATTTACCAAACTTCGGTCTGCCCTTTGGCCCGTGTCATGCGGCGCGAACTGAAAGCCCGGGGCGTCAAGCGGCTCAAAGTGGTCTATTCCAAGGAAGAGCCCCAGCGCATCCCGCCCGAACGGTATGCCCTGGCGGAGGGCGACCGCAAGGGGACTGCCGGCCGGCCGGTCCCGGCCAGCATCTCGTTTGTCCCGCCGGTGGCGGGCATGATTCTGGCCGGAGAGGTCATCAAAGACATCGCCTTGGCCCGATAG
- a CDS encoding RidA family protein, whose protein sequence is MKKVISSILAPAAIGPYSQATEANGMIFTSGQIPLHPETGELVGTTIEEQTERVMQNLKAVLAEAGVGFDHVVKTTCFLADLSDFAAFNAAYGKYFPENAPARSCFQVAGLPKGAKVEVEMIAVK, encoded by the coding sequence ATGAAAAAGGTAATTTCCAGCATTCTGGCCCCGGCGGCCATTGGTCCCTACTCCCAGGCGACCGAAGCGAATGGCATGATCTTCACTTCGGGCCAGATTCCGCTCCATCCGGAAACCGGTGAGCTGGTCGGCACCACCATCGAGGAGCAGACCGAGCGCGTCATGCAGAACCTCAAGGCCGTGCTGGCCGAGGCAGGCGTTGGCTTCGACCATGTGGTCAAGACCACCTGCTTCCTGGCAGACCTGAGCGACTTTGCGGCATTCAATGCAGCATACGGCAAATATTTCCCCGAAAATGCACCGGCACGTTCGTGCTTCCAGGTCGCTGGCCTGCCCAAGGGCGCCAAGGTCGAAGTGGAAATGATCGCGGTAAAATAA
- a CDS encoding ImmA/IrrE family metallo-endopeptidase — MTRAEREAHRLMADYGEHDPERLAEKMGVLVIQCDLPETVEGFYHCFREHPIIYLADRLPACRRRAVCGHELGHAVLHGQINSLLLGDADSRMEQEADLFAATLLLAGTLPEDGADVASIMRQTGLPEGAVRRAYHLI; from the coding sequence ATGACGCGCGCCGAGCGGGAAGCCCATCGCCTGATGGCCGATTACGGGGAGCATGACCCCGAACGGCTGGCCGAAAAAATGGGGGTGCTGGTCATCCAGTGCGACCTGCCCGAAACGGTAGAAGGGTTTTACCATTGCTTCCGGGAGCACCCGATCATTTATCTGGCCGACCGGTTGCCAGCCTGCCGCCGCCGGGCGGTCTGCGGCCACGAACTGGGGCATGCGGTGCTGCATGGACAGATCAACTCGCTGCTGCTGGGCGATGCCGACAGCCGGATGGAACAGGAGGCCGACCTGTTTGCCGCGACGCTGCTGCTGGCTGGCACTTTGCCCGAGGATGGCGCCGACGTGGCCAGCATCATGCGCCAGACCGGCCTGCCCGAAGGCGCGGTGCGCCGGGCGTATCATTTGATTTAA
- a CDS encoding helix-turn-helix domain-containing protein gives MLGEQIRRLRTGARMTQGDLAARLGISKSAVGMYEQGRREPPYELLLKISELFGVSVDWLLAREQPETPAAGGDLDDLLAAFHRQLKNQEGLMFHGQPLDAGDIEKIVRAMRLGAELTLRESKEDELP, from the coding sequence ATGTTGGGTGAACAGATTCGCAGACTGCGCACCGGTGCGCGCATGACACAAGGCGACCTGGCGGCGCGGCTGGGCATCTCCAAAAGCGCGGTGGGGATGTATGAGCAGGGCAGGCGGGAGCCGCCCTATGAACTGCTGCTCAAGATCAGTGAATTATTCGGGGTGAGCGTCGACTGGCTGCTCGCGCGGGAGCAGCCCGAAACCCCGGCGGCAGGCGGCGATCTGGATGACCTGCTGGCGGCATTCCACCGGCAGCTCAAAAACCAGGAAGGTCTGATGTTCCATGGGCAGCCGCTGGATGCCGGGGACATTGAAAAAATCGTGCGCGCCATGCGCCTGGGTGCTGAGCTGACGCTGCGCGAGAGCAAAGAGGATGAACTGCCATGA